From the genome of Streptomyces sp. NBC_01260, one region includes:
- a CDS encoding acetyl-CoA C-acetyltransferase, whose translation MPDQNDVVICEPLRTPIGRFGGALAGQAPASLAALVIAEVVARTGIDPDRVDEVILGSAYPSADAPAIGRVAALDAGLPQSVTGTQIDRRCGSGLQAVLDAAMQIRAGFSEVVIAGGVDVMSAAPYYTHDGRWGIKGPGLQLHDSLARGRVTAGGVNHPVPGGMIETAENLRREYGISRADQDALALRSQRRAGRAAAEGRYEAETVPVTVRTRKGETVVSADEHPRPDTTAEQLAALRPIMGKTDPEATVTAGNASGQNDAAAACLVTSAPTAQRLGLTPLVRLVSFARAGVPAATMGIGPVPATRTALARAGLTLADLDLIELNEAFAAQVLACTRELGLGEKDHEERINVNGSGVSLGHPVGATGARILATLTRELHRREARYGLETMCIGGGQGLAAVFERIAA comes from the coding sequence GTGCCCGACCAGAACGATGTCGTGATCTGCGAACCGCTGCGCACCCCCATCGGCCGCTTCGGCGGGGCGCTCGCAGGGCAGGCGCCGGCCTCCCTCGCCGCGCTCGTCATCGCCGAGGTCGTCGCCCGCACCGGAATCGACCCGGACCGGGTCGACGAGGTGATCCTCGGCAGCGCCTACCCGTCCGCCGACGCCCCCGCCATCGGCCGGGTCGCCGCGCTCGACGCCGGGCTCCCGCAGTCCGTCACCGGCACGCAGATCGACCGCCGTTGCGGCTCCGGACTGCAGGCCGTCCTCGACGCCGCGATGCAGATCAGGGCCGGCTTCAGCGAGGTGGTGATCGCGGGCGGCGTCGACGTCATGAGCGCCGCCCCCTACTACACGCACGACGGCCGCTGGGGCATCAAGGGACCCGGCCTCCAGTTGCACGACTCACTCGCCCGGGGCCGGGTCACCGCGGGCGGCGTCAACCACCCCGTGCCCGGCGGCATGATCGAGACCGCCGAGAACCTGCGCCGCGAGTACGGCATCAGCCGCGCCGACCAGGACGCCCTCGCCCTGCGCTCGCAGCGGCGCGCCGGCCGGGCCGCTGCCGAGGGGCGGTACGAGGCGGAGACCGTCCCCGTCACCGTACGGACCCGCAAGGGCGAGACGGTGGTCAGCGCCGACGAACACCCGCGCCCCGACACCACCGCCGAACAGCTCGCGGCGCTGCGCCCGATCATGGGCAAGACCGACCCGGAGGCCACCGTCACCGCGGGCAACGCCAGCGGCCAGAACGACGCGGCCGCCGCCTGCCTGGTGACCAGCGCCCCCACCGCGCAACGGCTCGGCCTCACCCCGCTCGTCCGGCTGGTCTCCTTCGCCCGCGCCGGGGTGCCCGCCGCCACCATGGGCATCGGGCCCGTCCCCGCCACCCGTACGGCGCTCGCCCGCGCCGGGCTCACCCTCGCCGACCTGGACCTGATCGAGCTCAACGAGGCCTTCGCCGCCCAGGTGCTGGCCTGCACCCGCGAACTGGGACTCGGCGAGAAGGACCATGAGGAGCGGATCAACGTGAACGGCTCCGGCGTCTCCCTCGGCCACCCGGTCGGCGCCACCGGCGCCCGCATCCTCGCCACGCTGACCAGGGAACTGCACCGCCGCGAGGCCCGCTACGGCCTGGAGACCATGTGCATCGGCGGCGGCCAGGGCCTCGCCGCGGTCTTCGAGCGCATCGCGGCCTGA
- a CDS encoding CoA-transferase subunit beta, whose amino-acid sequence MTTTAPGTITSSELLSVVASRELAARRTVFAGIGLPTLATELAHLTVAPDIEVVYESGVCGAHPSRLPETIADAVLITGAEAVISMPMLFGCVLQGGHIDVGFLGAAQIDRWGSLNTSVIGDWDSPSVRLPGSGGGVEVMANSREVFVVMRRHNPRSFTAELDFCTTPGPDRALAEGIRPLGAGVTRVITELGILAREGVGEELRLVAVQPGVTVEQVRAATGWDLRVADTVEEVPPPTEDELRLLREDVDPDRVYLR is encoded by the coding sequence ATGACCACCACCGCACCGGGCACCATCACCTCGTCCGAACTGCTCTCCGTCGTCGCCTCCCGCGAACTGGCCGCGCGCCGGACCGTGTTCGCCGGGATCGGGCTGCCGACCCTCGCCACCGAACTGGCCCATCTGACGGTCGCCCCGGACATCGAGGTGGTGTACGAGTCCGGGGTCTGCGGCGCCCACCCCTCGCGGCTGCCGGAGACGATCGCCGACGCCGTTCTGATCACGGGGGCGGAGGCGGTGATCTCGATGCCGATGCTCTTCGGCTGTGTGCTCCAGGGCGGCCACATCGACGTCGGGTTCCTCGGCGCCGCGCAGATCGACCGCTGGGGCAGCCTCAACACCTCGGTGATCGGCGACTGGGACAGCCCGTCGGTCCGTCTGCCGGGTTCCGGGGGCGGTGTCGAGGTGATGGCCAACTCCCGCGAGGTCTTCGTGGTGATGCGCCGCCACAATCCGCGCTCCTTCACCGCGGAGCTGGACTTCTGCACCACGCCCGGACCGGACCGCGCGCTGGCCGAGGGCATCCGGCCGCTGGGCGCCGGAGTCACCCGCGTCATCACCGAACTGGGCATCCTGGCCCGGGAGGGGGTGGGCGAGGAGCTTCGGCTGGTCGCCGTCCAGCCGGGCGTCACCGTCGAACAGGTCAGGGCGGCCACCGGCTGGGACCTCCGGGTCGCCGACACGGTCGAGGAGGTGCCACCCCCGACGGAGGACGAGCTGCGGCTGCTGCGCGAGGATGTCGACCCGGACCGCGTGTATCTGCGCTGA
- a CDS encoding LysR family transcriptional regulator, with the protein MELRHLSAFVAVAEELHFGRAARRLQMAQPPLSQQIRQLEKELGVQLFERNTRSVRLTSAGESFLQPVRTVLDDLDIAVRAAKAAGRGEYGRVSIGFAGASSHETLPRLTRAVRAAHPGIELVMTGQTYANVALARVADGSLDLGFVRLPVTQPGVAHRVIDEEELVCALPSDHPLAARDSISIEALAEEPFVSFPANTGSTVRDAMVGACEAAGFNPRVVQEAPDSYTILALVAAGVGVTLTVTSVQHIQQNGLVYRPLAGPPIRRQAALAWRADNPSAALRAVLAVAENALPTPSS; encoded by the coding sequence ATGGAACTGCGTCATCTGTCCGCGTTTGTCGCCGTGGCCGAGGAGCTGCACTTCGGCCGGGCCGCCAGGCGGCTCCAGATGGCCCAGCCGCCGCTGAGCCAGCAGATCCGGCAACTGGAGAAGGAGCTCGGCGTCCAGCTCTTCGAGCGCAACACCCGCTCGGTGCGGCTCACCAGCGCGGGGGAGTCGTTCCTCCAGCCGGTACGGACCGTGCTCGACGACCTCGACATCGCGGTACGGGCCGCGAAGGCGGCGGGCCGCGGCGAGTACGGGCGGGTCAGCATCGGCTTCGCGGGTGCCTCCAGCCACGAGACGCTGCCCCGGCTGACCCGGGCGGTGCGCGCCGCCCACCCCGGCATCGAGCTGGTCATGACGGGCCAGACCTACGCCAACGTCGCCCTGGCGCGGGTCGCGGACGGCTCGCTGGACCTGGGGTTCGTACGGCTGCCGGTGACCCAGCCGGGCGTGGCCCACCGGGTGATCGACGAGGAGGAACTGGTCTGCGCGCTCCCCTCCGACCACCCGCTCGCCGCCCGGGACAGCATCTCCATCGAGGCCCTGGCCGAGGAGCCGTTCGTCTCCTTCCCCGCCAACACCGGCTCGACCGTGCGCGACGCGATGGTCGGGGCCTGCGAGGCCGCCGGGTTCAACCCGCGGGTGGTGCAGGAGGCCCCCGACTCGTACACGATTCTGGCGCTGGTCGCCGCGGGCGTCGGGGTGACCCTCACCGTCACCTCCGTCCAGCACATCCAGCAGAACGGCCTCGTCTACCGCCCGCTCGCCGGCCCGCCCATCCGGCGCCAGGCGGCCCTGGCCTGGCGGGCCGACAACCCGTCCGCCGCCCTGCGTGCGGTGCTCGCCGTCGCGGAGAACGCCCTGCCCACGCCCTCCTCGTGA
- a CDS encoding CoA transferase subunit A → MPMRAAIADFVHDGDTVCLEGFTHLIPTAAGHEIIRQGRRDLTVVRMTADIVVDQMLAAGCVTRLVSSFVGNSSAGSLGELRRRVESADPAPLAFEEYSHYGMICRYLAGSQRLPFYPLRSYGGSDLPSVNSDLRKVTSPYPGPDGEPEQIYVVPPVNPDVTIIHAQRADRSGNTQMWGLTGIQAEAVYAAGKAVVVVEEIVDDEVIRSDPNRTLVPAHAVDAVVCCPRGAHPSFAQGYYDRDNAFYRAWSHISKDPRRLQDWLDEWVRGTADHAEYVEKLGEEFWAGLAVGEALSEPVNYGRRL, encoded by the coding sequence ATGCCGATGAGGGCGGCGATCGCCGACTTCGTCCACGACGGTGACACCGTATGTCTCGAAGGCTTCACCCACCTCATCCCGACCGCCGCGGGGCACGAGATCATCCGCCAGGGCCGCCGGGACCTGACGGTCGTCCGGATGACCGCGGACATCGTGGTGGACCAGATGCTCGCCGCGGGGTGCGTGACGCGCCTGGTCTCCTCCTTCGTGGGCAACTCCTCGGCCGGTTCGCTCGGCGAGCTCCGCCGCCGCGTCGAGAGCGCCGACCCGGCACCGCTCGCCTTCGAGGAGTACAGCCATTACGGGATGATCTGCCGCTATCTCGCCGGTTCCCAGCGGCTGCCGTTCTATCCCCTGCGCTCCTACGGGGGCAGCGACCTGCCGTCCGTCAACAGCGATCTGCGCAAGGTCACCTCGCCCTACCCGGGCCCGGACGGCGAACCCGAGCAGATCTATGTGGTGCCGCCCGTCAACCCGGACGTGACGATCATCCACGCGCAGCGCGCCGACCGCAGCGGCAACACCCAGATGTGGGGGCTGACCGGCATTCAGGCCGAGGCGGTGTACGCGGCGGGGAAGGCGGTCGTCGTCGTCGAGGAGATCGTGGACGACGAGGTGATCCGCTCGGACCCGAACCGCACCCTGGTTCCCGCCCACGCGGTCGACGCGGTCGTCTGCTGCCCGCGCGGCGCGCATCCGTCCTTCGCACAGGGCTACTACGACCGGGACAACGCCTTCTACCGGGCCTGGTCGCACATCAGCAAGGATCCGCGGCGGCTCCAGGACTGGCTGGACGAGTGGGTGCGCGGGACGGCGGACCACGCGGAGTACGTCGAGAAGCTCGGCGAGGAGTTCTGGGCCGGGCTCGCGGTCGGCGAGGCCCTCAGCGAGCCGGTGAACTACGGGCGCCGGCTGTGA